A single window of Lytechinus variegatus isolate NC3 chromosome 8, Lvar_3.0, whole genome shotgun sequence DNA harbors:
- the LOC121420707 gene encoding uncharacterized protein LOC121420707 encodes MFPHGLFIGLRLFPASAPSSLRWSLSELRRNTVTELTQVCHGTRRCSELSKLVHRETDDHDNERLKCTQKSQPATLESLRLSSEEVSHYLRHTLGIPSAHTKLKHDRLGLLQEITLKTHFRQPFQNITNTYAIPLSERKIPSVNEIKEAMLQGQGGVCYELNIFTNRLLAALGYSVHLIGGKFMGHDRYHVTNIVRDAEVKGQCHLVEVGASDPTFYPIPLNFGEDSPVYQDSFLVYRFKLIGQKYLQRYHVIRQGDLDMALLDDHAHSSNWRLISEMDIDTDCDLEHFKEPMSYVFNALPRPKLKMFEEGMFAMIYKEGNMVYIKDNHCYVEKGDSIERRVMDTMEQVLEAYGQFMPMIPQEKIRMGLGNRNLTFEPLGEEQSVTFHPIARDDNAVNLSQTYLTK; translated from the exons ATGTTTCCCCACGGGCTGTTCATTGGTTTGCGTTTATTTCCCGCCTCTGCTCCCTCGAGTTTACGATGGTCACTCTCCGAGTTACGGCGTAACACTGTCACCGAACTAACTCAGGTATGTCACGGAACAAGAAGATGCAGTGAACTTTCCAAGCTAGTTCATCGCGAGAcagatgatcatgataatgagaGACTAAAATGTACTCAAAAGTCACAACCAGCTACCTTAGAATCACTTAGGCTGTCATCCGAGGAGGTATCCCATTACCTTCGGCACACACTCGGTATCCCTTCGGCGCACACGAAGCTAAAACATGATCGCCTCGGACTACTTCAGGAAATCACGCTGAAGACCCACTTTCGGCAGCCATTCCAGAATATTACCAACACGTATGCTATTCCACTGTCTGAGAGGAAAATCCCTTCTGTCAACGAGATTAAAGAGGCGATGCTTCAAGGTCAAGGTGGAGTCTGTTATGAACTTAATATATTCACGAATAG ACTTCTAGCTGCATTGGGATACAGCGTTCACCTGATTGGTGGAAAGTTCATGGGCCATGACAGATATCACGTGACCAACATTGTGCGCGAtgccgaggtcaaaggtcaatgtcaTCTCGTCGAAGTAGGTGCATCGGATCCGACGTTCTACCCTATTCCGCTTAACTTCGGTGAAGACAGTCCGGTGTACCAAGACTCTTTTCTCGTTTACAGATTCAAACTGATTGGTCAGAAGTACCTGCAACGCTATCACGTGATTCGCCAAGGTGACCTTGACATGGCTCTTCTTGATGACCACGCCCACTCGTCCAACTGGAGATTGATATCGGAAATGGATATCGATACTGATTGCGATCTGGAACACTTCAAGGAGCCGATGTCGTACGTTTTCAACGCTCTTCCGCGACCAAAACTGAAAATGTTTGAAGAGGGGATGTTTGCAATGATTTACAAAGAAGGGAACATGGTTTACATCAAAGACAATCATTGTTACGTGGAAAAGGGAGATTCGATCGAGCGTAGGGTCATGGACACGATGGAACAAGTGCTTGAAGCATACGGCCAATTCATGCCCATGATACCACAAGAAAAGATACGGATGGGACTGGGTAATAGAAACTTGACATTCGAGCCTCTAGGCGAAGAGCAGAGTGTTACTTTTCATCCGATTGCAAGGGATGACAATGCTGTCAATCTTTCTCAAACTTATTTAACCAAGTAG